One genomic segment of Oleidesulfovibrio alaskensis DSM 16109 includes these proteins:
- a CDS encoding YgaP family membrane protein, with translation MTVNRTVRAAAGLFILLSLLLAWLHSPYWLGFTAFVGINLLQSAFTDWCPLMTILRKAGMKE, from the coding sequence ATGACCGTCAACAGAACTGTACGGGCCGCCGCCGGACTGTTCATTCTGCTCAGTCTGCTGCTGGCATGGCTGCACTCGCCCTACTGGCTCGGTTTCACTGCTTTTGTGGGTATAAATCTGCTGCAGTCGGCATTTACCGACTGGTGCCCGCTGATGACCATCCTGCGCAAAGCGGGTATGAAGGAATAG
- a CDS encoding putative bifunctional diguanylate cyclase/phosphodiesterase, translated as MGRTADEHSQKIGRSGAAQGCAVAAALWEKEQLFRVLLEYSADCEIWIDACGVVRFVSPSFASITGYTPECLYRNPDYLAAIMVQSDLPAFRAQERILAERGGSFDVEVRIRTASGRERWVLCICRSITDDEGRPQGRRLTCRDVTRRRLLAMQLQHQAGHDPLTGLPNRSLFLEKLDARVNGGRAARDGGASVVMIDVDRFKQINDVLGHEAGDGVLRVVADRLRGILGGNDALCRLGGDEFCLLLAGGGRAEEVLARVQQIQQRLMDSVDTGGRRLHLTVSVGVATHRPGQNAPEDMMRNGGIALQHAKRAGGGGLEVFSDWMLESALNHAHLEMELHHALKDNAFHLEFQPLVDLHSGRPVRVEALARWDHPQRGAVSPADFIPVLEETGQILRLGSWVLENACMAAARWQRRHPELRSVGVSVNLSARQLAQPALVDQVAAVLSRSGLEPASLKLEVTETMLMDNPELSNLVLRRLKDLGVFLAIDDFGTGYSSLAYLQSFPIDTLKIDKSFVMGMTSDPGKFNIVKAVTALAHSLGLDVVAEGVEEQEQRIMLHAVGCEYAQGFLFARPVPEKDLAAQLGSLLRSSCDPA; from the coding sequence ATGGGCCGCACCGCAGATGAGCACTCACAGAAAATCGGCAGGTCCGGTGCTGCGCAGGGCTGTGCCGTTGCCGCTGCCCTGTGGGAAAAAGAACAGCTTTTCAGAGTGCTTCTGGAATACAGTGCCGACTGTGAAATCTGGATTGATGCCTGCGGCGTGGTGCGTTTTGTCTCGCCGTCATTTGCAAGCATCACCGGATATACCCCTGAATGCCTGTACAGAAATCCGGACTACCTTGCAGCCATAATGGTGCAGAGCGATCTGCCCGCATTCCGCGCGCAGGAGCGGATTCTGGCGGAACGCGGTGGCTCTTTTGACGTGGAGGTGCGCATACGCACGGCTTCCGGCAGGGAACGCTGGGTGCTGTGCATATGCCGGAGCATCACCGATGATGAGGGACGGCCGCAGGGCCGGAGACTTACCTGCCGTGATGTGACGCGCCGCCGCCTGCTTGCCATGCAGCTGCAGCATCAGGCCGGTCACGATCCGCTGACAGGACTGCCCAACCGGTCTCTTTTTCTTGAAAAACTTGATGCGCGTGTGAATGGCGGCCGCGCAGCGCGTGACGGCGGCGCATCTGTTGTGATGATAGATGTGGACCGCTTCAAGCAGATAAACGATGTGCTGGGTCACGAGGCGGGAGACGGCGTGCTGCGCGTGGTGGCCGACAGGCTGCGGGGTATTCTGGGCGGCAATGACGCTCTGTGCCGTCTGGGCGGTGATGAATTCTGCCTGCTGCTGGCCGGCGGCGGCCGTGCCGAAGAAGTGCTGGCACGGGTACAGCAGATACAGCAGCGGCTCATGGACTCTGTTGACACGGGGGGCAGGCGGCTGCATCTGACGGTAAGTGTGGGCGTGGCCACCCACCGGCCGGGGCAGAACGCGCCGGAAGACATGATGCGCAACGGCGGCATTGCCCTGCAGCATGCCAAACGTGCGGGCGGCGGCGGACTGGAGGTGTTCAGCGACTGGATGCTGGAAAGTGCGCTCAACCATGCCCATCTGGAAATGGAACTGCACCATGCGCTGAAAGACAACGCCTTTCATCTTGAGTTCCAGCCTCTTGTCGATCTGCATTCTGGGCGTCCCGTACGGGTGGAGGCTCTGGCCCGCTGGGATCATCCTCAGCGTGGGGCCGTTTCGCCCGCTGATTTCATTCCCGTTCTGGAAGAAACCGGTCAGATTCTGCGTCTGGGCAGCTGGGTGCTGGAAAATGCCTGCATGGCTGCCGCACGCTGGCAGCGCAGGCATCCTGAGCTGCGGTCCGTCGGCGTCAGTGTGAATCTTTCGGCCCGGCAGCTTGCACAGCCTGCGCTGGTTGATCAGGTGGCGGCGGTGCTTTCCCGCTCCGGACTGGAACCGGCCAGCCTGAAGCTGGAGGTGACGGAAACCATGCTCATGGACAATCCGGAACTGTCCAATCTGGTGCTTCGCAGGCTGAAGGATCTGGGCGTTTTTCTGGCCATCGACGATTTCGGCACAGGGTATTCTTCACTGGCCTATCTGCAGAGTTTTCCCATTGATACGCTGAAGATCGACAAGTCTTTCGTCATGGGCATGACCAGCGACCCCGGCAAATTCAACATTGTGAAAGCGGTTACCGCGCTGGCTCATAGTCTGGGGCTGGATGTGGTGGCCGAAGGAGTGGAGGAACAGGAACAGCGCATCATGCTGCATGCCGTGGGCTGCGAGTACGCGCAAGGGTTTCTGTTTGCCCGTCCTGTGCCGGAAAAAGACCTTGCCGCGCAGCTCGGCAGCCTGCTGCGCAGTTCCTGCGATCCTGCCTGA